In one Podarcis muralis chromosome 7, rPodMur119.hap1.1, whole genome shotgun sequence genomic region, the following are encoded:
- the GPN2 gene encoding GPN-loop GTPase 2: MSYSQKQSAVAFGQAVIGPPGSGKTTYCLGMQEFLSAIGRKVAVVNLDPANEGIPYQCAVDISELITLADVMENLKLGPNGGLIYCMEYLEANLDWLQEKLAQFKGHYFLFDCPGQVELCTHHSSLRNIFAQLAKWNFRLAAVHLVDSHYCTDPGKFISILCTSLSTMLHVELPHINVLSKMDLIEQYGKLAFNLDYYTEVLDLSYLVDHLATDPFFKNYQHLNKKLVEVIEDYSLVSFVPLNVQDKESMQRVMQAVDKANGYCFGDAEHRSLQALMSAAVGADFHFTSTLAVQEKYVQPQEKTVEQETMDV; the protein is encoded by the exons ATGTCGTACAGCCAGAAGCAGTCCGCAGTAGCCTTTGGTCAGGCAGTGATTGGACCTCCTGGTTCAGGGAAAACAACTTACTGTCTTGGCATGCAGGAATTTCTTTCTGCAATTGGGCGCAAAGTAGCTGTGGTGAACCTGGACCCAGCCAATGAAGGGATTCCTTACCAGTGTGCTGTGGATATCTCAGAACTTATCACCTTGGCTGATGTAATGGAGAACTTGAAACTGGGACCCAACGGTGGCTTGATCTATTGCATGGAGTATCTGGAGGCCAACTTGGACTGGCTGCAGGAGAAACTGGCCCAGTTTAAGGGGCATTACTTCTTATTTGACTGCCCGGGACAAGTGGAGCTTTGCACCCATCATAGTTCATTGAGAAACATCTTTGCTCAGCTTGCTAAGTGGAACTTCAGG TTGGCAGCTGTCCATTTAGTGGATTCTCATTACTGTACGGACCCCGGCAAGTTCATCTCCATTCTCTGCACTTCCCTCTCCACCATGTTGCACGTAGAGCTACCCCACATCAACGTCCTCTCCAAAATGGACCTAATCGAGCAGTATGGGAAACTGG CCTTCAATCTCGATTATTACACAGAGGTTCTTGATTTGTCCTATCTAGTAGATCACCTGGCTACAGATCCTTTCTTCAAGAACTACCAACACTTGAACAAGAAGCTTGTGGAAGTGATTGAAGACTACAGCTTGGTTTCCTTTGTCCCTCTCAATGTCCAG GATAAGGAGAGCATGCAGCGTGTGATGCAGGCAGTGGACAAAGCCAATGGCTACTGCTTTGGAGACGCAGAGCACAGAAGCCTTCAAGCCCTGATGTCTGCAGCAGTGGGAGCCGATTTCCACTTCACATC CACATTAGCAGTCCAGGAGAAGTATGTGCAGCCGCAGGAGAAAACTGTGGAGCAGGAAACCATGGATGTGTAG